A window of the Callospermophilus lateralis isolate mCalLat2 chromosome 7, mCalLat2.hap1, whole genome shotgun sequence genome harbors these coding sequences:
- the Ccdc27 gene encoding LOW QUALITY PROTEIN: coiled-coil domain-containing protein 27 (The sequence of the model RefSeq protein was modified relative to this genomic sequence to represent the inferred CDS: deleted 1 base in 1 codon), whose translation LRANLGSSVPLLMLPKKEGTMKRCSLVPHPLAKGLMILQNVSSRDTQNPEGRQLRNQHSLSRSAQAVSRYYRKMSDLKDTDSPDGFVSEMEEMRRAFLRRPGCPQFSTRATSISHCGSGTVVSLPREVCVSPETWRMMEDPLLDRRGLDTGVDRRLIPFSKSACELSHLHKEDESRTPSPVTSSPLTAQSFPRHRMPWYISVIHEKIRRLSELETQVQQKDQEILALQGEKEVLRKQLKCLLRSKSQETPASADRKERPSEAQKLGVLSLLKSLYKDEEEQERWVQHAKEHSKEEEEEEEGEGEGEEEEGEREGEEEGQDKGPPLTRAKGSMGRMGAVLEEGTEGEEEDEEEDGDQEESEEQRWELREEEGSPPRKAYSLTESFEEELMAQLEEYERMLVEFQSELGVTRTRYALATGTITTLQRQVEFQESQLRKINADNELLRKELRERKQQLQAMSDKFSSLREEKKHQEMMGLIQKDNLVLRERVSELETELTKRDLAITELSTKVGELQTQTDLDQDHRQRWKQLHEDLQSRNEVVQQAEQATRVALECAQSRLERLRSRIIQATFNVSGIKSLATELSDNHILEALQRIISERSDYYNQLKQKGVRVPPLQQSEIMLTKPRKATSK comes from the exons CTCCGGGCGAACTTGGGAAGTTCTGTCCCCCTT CTGATGCTACCTAAGAAAGAGGGCACGATGAAGAGGTGCAGTTTGGTGCCTCACCCCCTCGCCAAGGGCCTCATGATCCTCCAGAATGTGTCCAGCCGCGACACCCAGAACCCAGAAGGGAGACAGCTCCGAAACCAGCACAGCCTCAGCAGGTCGGCCCAGGCCGTCAGCCGCTACTACCGGAAGATG AGTGACCTCAAGGACACGGACAGCCCTGATGGCTTTGTGTCCGAAATGGAGGAGATGAGGAGGGCGTTTCTCCGGCGGCCTGGCTGTCCCCAGTTTAGCACCAGGGCCACATCTATATCCCA CTGTG GTTCAGGCACTGTGGTCAGTCTGCCCAGGGAGGTGTGCGTCAGCCCTGAGACCTGGAGGATGATGGAGGACCCGCTCCTGGACAGGCGGGGCTTGGACACGGGAGTGGACA GGCGCCTCATCCCCTTCAGTAAGAGCGCCTGTGAGCTCAGCCACCTGCACAAGGAGGACGAGTCCCGGACCCCGAGTCCCGTCACCAGCAGCCCACTCACAGCCCAGAGCTTCCCGAGACACAGGATGCCCTGGTACATCTCGGTCATCCACGAGAAG ATTCGGCGCCTGTCTGAGCTGGAGACGCAGGTCCAGCAGAAAGACCAGGAGATCCTGGCGCTCCAGGGGGAGAAGGAGGTTCTCAGGAAGCAGCTGAAGTGCCTCCTCAGAAGCAAAAGCCAAGAGACACCCGCGTCTGCGGATAGGAAG GAGCGGCCCTCGGAGGCTCAGAAGCTGGGGGTTCTGAGCCTCCTGAAGTCCCTCTACAAggatgaggaggagcaggagCGCTGGGTGCAG CACGCCAAGGAGCACagcaaggaggaagaggaggaggaggagggggagggggaaggggaggaggaggagggggagagggagggggaagaggaaGGCCAAGACAAGGGGCCCCCGTTGACCAGGGCAAAGGGCAGCATGGGCAGGATGGGGGCCGTGCTGGAGGAGGGCActgagggggaggaagaggacGAGGAAGAGGACGGGGACCAGGAGGAATCGGAGGAACAGAGGTGGGAACTGCGGGAGGAAGAGGGGAGCCCCCCGAGGAAGGCCTACTCCCTGACCGAGTCCTTCGAGGAGGAGCTGATGGCCCAGCTGGAGGAGTACGAGCGCATGCTGGTGGAGTTCCAGAGCGAGCTGGGGGTCACCAGGACCAGATACGCCCTCGCCACAG GAACCATCACGACATTGCAGCGGCAGGTGGAGTTCCAAGAATCCCAGCTGCGAAAGATCAACGCGGACAATGAGCTTCTGCGTAAGGAGCTGCGGGAGCGGAAGCAGCAGCTGCAGGCCATGTCCGACAAG TTCTCCAGCCTCCGGGAAGAGAAGAAGCACCAGGAGATGATGGGGCTCATCCAGAAGGACAACCTCGTCCTCCGAGAG CGGGTGTCAGAGCTGGAGACAGAGCTCACCAAACGTGACCTGGCCATCACGGAGCTGAGCACCAAGGTGGGGGAGCTGCAGACGCAGACTGACCTGGACCAGGACCACCGGCAGCGGTGGAAGCAGCTGCATGAGGATCTGCAGAGCAGGAATGAGGTGGTGCAGCAGGCAGAGCAGGCCACCCGCGTGGCCCTGGAGTGCGCCCAGTCCAGG CTTGAGAGACTGAGGAGTAGGATCATCCAGGCCACCTTCAATGTCAGCGGGATCAAGTCCCTGGCCACTGAGCTCTCTGACAACCACATCCTGGAGGCCCTGCAG AGGATCATCTCAGAGAGGAGCGACTACTACAACCAGCTGAAGCAGAAGGGGGTCCGAGTGCCTCCGCTGCAGCAGTCAGAGATCATGCTCACCAAGCCCAGGAAGGCCACCTCCAAATAA
- the Smim1 gene encoding small integral membrane protein 1, whose amino-acid sequence MQPHESSVHYSKWDDSSRDEVSMAAVSSTEEASCGRRVAQKLCSGRLGIAMKVLGGVALFWVTFILGYVTGYYVHKCK is encoded by the exons ATGCAGCCCCACGAGAGCAGTGTCCACTACAGCAAGTGGGACGACAGCAGCAGGGACGAGGTCAGCATGGCTGCTGTGTCCAGCACAGAAGAGGCCTCCTGTGGCAGGAG GGTCGCCCAGAAGCTGTGCTCAGGCAGGCTGGGGATTGCCATGAAGGTGCTGGGCGGAGTGGCCCTCTTCTGGGTCACCTTCATCCTGGGTTATGTCACAGGCTACTATGTGCACAAGtgcaaataa